From one Solanum lycopersicum chromosome 12, SLM_r2.1 genomic stretch:
- the LOC138340469 gene encoding uncharacterized protein: MKEICEQFKIIHRRSTSYRPQMNGAVEAANKNIKKILRKMIDKQRGWHEMLPCALLGYRTTVRTSTGATPYLLVYGVEAVVPVEVEIPSLRIIQEAELSNAEWVRKRMDQLALIDEKRMVAVCHGQLYRQRMTRAFHKRVRARNFEVGQLVLKRIFPHQDEHKGKFAPNWQGLYMVCKVLSGGALVLSEMDGTVWPKPINLDAVKRYYA, encoded by the coding sequence atgaaagagatatgtgaacaatttaagattattcacCGGAGGTCAACTTCTTATCGCcctcaaatgaacggagctgtagaggccgccaacaagaacatcaaaaagattctgaggaaaatgattgacaagcagcgaggttggcatgaaatgttgccaTGCGCTCTACTAGGTTATCGAACAACGGTCAGAACATCGACTGgggctactccatacttgctagtatatGGAGTAGAAGCAGTCGTGcctgttgaagtcgagataccgtcattaaggatcatccaagaagctgagttAAGCAACGCTGAGTGGGTTAGAAAACGGATGGATCAACtagctttgattgatgagaagagaatggtcGCCGTCTGTCATGGCCAGTTGTATAGACAGAGAATGACTCgcgcttttcacaaaagagtaagagcaagaaattttgaagttggtcagttggttcttaagcgtatttttcctcatcaagacgagcacaaaggaaagttcgcacCAAACTGGCAGGGTCTCTACATGGTTTGTAAAgtactatctggaggtgctttggtcTTGTCCGAGATGGATGGCACTGTATGGCCCAAGCCTATCAACTTAGATGCTGTTAAGAGATACTACGCGTGA